The genomic interval TGATTTGAGAAACCTTAATTTTAGTACAGTTCAATTTGTACAAAGTCGGTGATGTTATTGTTACGCGTCATTAATTTTGTTATAGTAGTAATATTCATTTAAACAGTTTGCAGCTAGCCGTCCCTATTACCAATTTCCGATATTCTAAATTGATATTTGTTTACACATTTACTTGATATAGTAATATGTAAGTTTGGTAAGGCTTTGAATCTGTGCCAAGTTTAATTATAGACCACCTAGCAATTCTGAAAGCTACCAGAAAACAGAGAATCGGAACGTACACACAACCTGTACACCTATTCGAAAGTTAATTCAGGCTCACGAGGTAGTGCTTTTGTgattcttctctttttttaccTGTGCCAAAGCGTCACGCATTTTATTCGGCGAAAAATGCGCTTATTTTCTCGACACGTAACGCTGAATGTATGTATCATCGGAATTGATCAAATTTTAGGAGTACACGCTAAGTTGTCACCTCGACTGTTGCAACACCACTAGCACGGttcaagtaaaaaaaaaagaaaaatgctcGAGTCCCTGAAATTAGTGGTCATTAAGTATGCTTGTGTGCATATATTTAGATTAGGAAATACAAGCTCTTGCACTGTGAGACTAACGCTGGTAACATGCTGTTAAACTTAAAACAATAGATCGTACAAGCTACAGCTATGCTCGATAAATCGGAACAAATAATCTAACAAGTTATTGTTTCGCCTAATTATAGCGCTGCGAAGGAAAAGGAGAAGCAGTCGTCAGTGCTCGGGGAAAAGGCCGAGGATCAAGCGACCGTACACGAACTTCCCGTAAATAATAGTGTCGAGAAAAGTGCTAGCAAAATGACTGACAGCAAGGAACACGTGATGAACAATGAAGTGTTGGCTTCGCCGAGGAAGCAGGACGACACGGATTTTCAAGAGAGCAACGGCGTGCATCGCAGCAACAGTGTCTCCAAGATGGCACAGCATTTCAAAGCGTTGCAGGAGAAAgcgaaggagaaggagaaggagaactTGTCCCAGAGGACGCCGAGCAAAGGCTCGCGGGGGATACAGCGTTACAGAGACCGTAAGCTTCAGGGGAACGACAGGTTCAGCACTCAACCGGTCACTTTCCAAGAAGTACAGGAGGCGGTTTTGCAAAATCAACGTAATTCGAACATAAAATCGACGGAAGGTAATGCCGACGACGAGTATGATCCTTCCAAGTTGAGCCTGGCGGATCGAGTGCGCCTTTTCAATCAGAAAATTGATACCGAGAAGAGTGTACAATCCGAGATAATGTCAGTGGAACGACTTTCGCGAAGACGACCGGCTACTCGTTATAAGACGCAACCGGTCACTTCCGAAGAAGTCGAAGTAGCATCTCGGATATCTCCTTTAAATTCTATTCACCAATATTCGTTGGATAACAGTGAGTATCTGGGACGGTGCCACAGTGGGCCGTTTCTATAAAGTAgatggaattaattaaaaaatgttcacatCCCGTAAGCTAATACTCGACTGAGATAGACTGAAAAGGACACAGACTTATATGTGATctgatttgttaaataaatagtCAAGTTCAAGTCTTTGGAAACACCCACTATAAGCATAGATTTATACAGTTTCTCATTCTAGCAAATAAGCAATTACAGAATGACATTCTACGACCCTAAAAGCTCCTAAAACCGTTCtgtttgtaattaataatgtataattaattGAGACGCAAATTGTGTTCAACTTTTTTCGATTCTGGCCTACTGTGAGTGATAGCGTAGAAAATTCTGAGAAAGGTTACAAGGTgtgaataattaattaaatgttaCAGATGTTGCCCCGGAGCTTCGCGAGCCAGTTTCTCAGGTTGACTTACCAAAAAGTACTTCGAAACCGCAGAGCGTGTTTAGAACAAAGAGCCCTGAACTCGAGGGCTTAAAACTAATCAAATCTGTACTTAAAAAGGAATCCGAGGAGCATGAACAGCAAACGCTTGAAAACCGAACTGAGATCTCCACGTCCAAAAAGGATGAGAGAATTTCTCGCACACAAACAGACAACGAGATTTCTTCGGTAGATCACGAGAGTAGCATAAAGAATGAAGGTGTACTTCGTCACTCTATTTTTTCAAAGCAGACCAGGTGAGACAGATTTGAGAGCAGTCGCCTAATATGATGGGTTGGTGcatagactgcgggttttaggcattcacgataaaaatgaataattgcaAGTTAGAACAGCCAaaacattacaagaatttaggaTCGCCAATGTATCATTTTCAACTTAATAAGATTATTGAAGAAAGAActttatatttagctcctgtttgTCCCAATCGATCCAGACAATGTTTATgtcgcataaagatctgcaatcTACTTATGAATGATGACAGTGAACAAcgagaaaattcaatttccaccaTAACGCAACCAAGAAACTTGAATACATTGAATGGAATGGTGTCCACTTTGATAGATAAGTTCTACTTAGAGAAAAGTTCATGTTTCCTCACcattactgttaaaaatcgaaCATTTCCTATGCAACAACCTGATATACTTCTCCTGTAGAATACATTGTGAAGTGTCGCTTCTCGATGacgtaaaatttttttaatcgtgCTTATAAGTGCAGATAAGATTAGGTTGAGTAGTGTGCGGCGGTGTCTGCACGTGTATTGCAATTAACTGCTTGTAGGTACGCTTCGTTGTTGAAGAGCGCTAGTCACCACTCGATTGGCAACAAAAAGCTCGAGAGTGAGACGTCCAGTGGAACAGTACAGAAACAACATGGAGTAGCGTTGCCAGGATTGTATCGCAGCGCGACACAGGCAATTCCATCGGTGGATACCAACGATGGTCCTAGCATGAGTATCGCGGATCGTTTGGCAGCACTTCAACGAAGTGGTAACACGAACTGGAAGCGACGCATAGCGCCGGAGTCGGCCGTCTTATCGGTGTGTACCTTCTTCCGTTTATTATCGGTAGAATTGATAACGAAGTTCTCACTTTACGGTATAATCTGATTCACGCCTGTCCAACCTCTTCTTCGTCGCGGGCTACACGGTCCCCACCATCAATTTGTCCGTTCCCCCACAAGCTCCTTATGTTataatatacgatagtaatAGGTCCGCGATAAAAACAAATGCCATGCGTTTCTGGTGATACGACCGTGTCAAATAGTGGGTTGGACAAGCTTGATCTAGTTAATTTCAACATTAATACATTCAGGGACACTAATTTTGTAATAATCATTTGTAAGTAGTTCCATAGTGACCACCAAAAATTGTTAGCAAGAAATAAATACCAACTGCAAGATACAGTAACCATATGGAACTTTCTTTTCGTTAACAATTTTCATAGGTTGGAAACAATATATTGACGTCCTTGAATTCTTATAATGTATCTACGGTTTTAAACTGCACGAACCTGTCTTTGtcgtaaattcataaaatcggcAGACTATTAATCGTTCGTCGATGGTTGATTAGGACGGAACGAGTAACAGTTCGTCGACCAAAGAAGAGCCGAGCATCAAGCAAGGAGTTCTCGCCGACTGTCTTGGCAAGTTAGAGTCCGCCACAGAGGGATGGAAGAAGAGAGTAGCCGCGTCGGACGCGATGAAGTTCACGGTGGCTGGAAGAATGAAGGTAGAGCTACCGGAGAAGTTGGAAACCGCTCCACGTTCACCGCTCGTCGAAGTTACGACGGATAGGAAGAAGAAGACGCCGAGACCGGAACGATTCAGAGCCAAGAGGGGTAAATGTTTGCCAAAGAGATTGTTGAACCTCCTTTAGATATAGCAGAGTCATTAAAGAGGCTATTATTAGGTGTGCGAGCAAATTCGGTGCCTTCTTTACCGATATTTAGCATTTATTCATAAaggaagtatacaagatacaaGTTATTGAAGCATTTTTTGAGCTCTTCGATGGAGTTGTAAAGTTCCTTGGATAAATTGTGTTAGTAAAACCTGAACAGATGATGGGGTCATGCCTGTCCTGTCATGAGAGTTCCTCATCCTTTGTGTGAAATGTAACCGAGCATTGTCGTATTGCGGGATTACATGTCTACTCTGCTGGTCGGTGAAACATAGTTTTTTCTTGAATTCATTGTATACTTTCATTAATCGTTGTAGTAATCTATAGTAATTGTTTAGCCAGGTTGAAGCTGCTCATAATATATGATGCCCTTAAAATCCCACCAAAATGACAgcaaaaatgttttcttgtGAATGGCTTTGCCATGGGTGGATTGTCATATGGGATCCATTTTCATCGCACGTTATGATTTCGTGCAGGAAACTCTTCCTTCTGAACCGAGAAAGCAAATCCACCGCTGTATCAATTCTGTGTCATTTGATTTCTTCACTCGGTTCATGATCCAACAACCTAGATATCGAATTTGACCTAACTTTTTAAGCCGAAGAGATATCGATTGCATGCACTTCAAAACGCCACCAGGAACCGGAACAAAGTACAATTTAAATAAAGTTACGACAGATTGAATGAAAAGGCATCGGAACTTATTTGCACGCCTAATAATACACTTTTGATAGCTAAAGCGTTAAGAATAGACAGAGATAAGATACTGAATGTACACATTGTTTCCAGGGTACACGAAAGATGCTGTGTCCACGCCGACTAGTCCGAGCAAGGATTCATATAGTAAATTGCGGATGAGCTTTTCGGAGCCTACGAGCGATGACAGTGGTTAGTGAATGCTTTTTACAAGTACGATATAGAAGATCATATTTTTACTGTACTCATTTATGTCTAATTGATGCGTTTTGCAGGAGAAGATAATAAATCCGAAAAAACTGTCTCGCCGACGGTGTCAGTGCCCAAGATAGACGATGAGACGTTCACTTCCTTCTATTCTGGAATCTCCTTGGATAAGTGCGAAGCTGAATCTGTTGATTTGAGTGAGAGTGATTTTGATATAATCACATCGCAATCAGAACTGTAAGTTTTTCTGTTATTCGTTGTAGACATTTTAGTTTCCGGGTTtcacagatttttatttttacagacTAGTCCAGAGACGTGATATACGATTGCAAAGGCGACGTGTTATATCCAGGAATCCTCTGAAGGCGCTCGCAGCGAGAACTGACCTAAGACAAGAGTATACCGAGGTGCGGACTGATATTGCGGAGAAAGTAATGAGACAACTAAATGTCGAAAAATGTAAGCTCTCAACACTCGACATCTCTTTAAATTGTATTGTAAtatgtagactgcagattttatgcatttatggcaaaaatagttcaaatacaaaattgaaaagacattagaagaacattgttgtactattttcgactttttaaaaCGATCAAAAGAGAGAATACGTTCATTCAACTtcggtttcttacaattgacttggacaatttttattttgcataaaaacccgcagtctGGTAATATGCAATGTGTGCAATTTTCTTAATTAATATTACAGTGGCTAAGAATTCGTCTTTGGCTATGGAGGCTCTAGCTGGTCTGGCATCCACCGAAGACTTCAGCAATGTAACGCTGAGGAACGTGGCAGAGTCGAACGTATCGACAAACAAGCTGCAACCATACAAAGATTTGATGCTGATTTTGATCAAAGGAAGACGTCACGTGCAAGTGAAATTGATCGAACCGATCGCAGAGAACATTAACAGCGGCGATAATTTTGTACTAGTGACGAGAACAGAGGTAATTAAGAgcgtaatttttcaatattaatattaacttgccaaatgattaaaaaatattgttaccaattcatttaatttcttcCAGGTATACAATTACGTTGGAAAGTACTGTAACGTTATCGAAAAGGTTCGCGGTGCGAAAATCGCGATGACCATTCAGCAGCACAAGGATCTCGGCAGTCAGGCGTCCCAAGTGATCACTATCAACGAAGACAAGGTTACGTGTACGAAGAGTCAGTTGCAGAAATTCTGGAGCTACCTTGGCGCCGAGAGTGAAAATATAGATGGTGAGATACCTTCCAGCCAGTTTTTAGTTATATTGTTTTAGCGTCTAATTTGCCGTGGCGAAGgacaaaagaaaacaatttttatttgtgtgttcttatttttatatttatatatatttctgTGTTCACATAAATAACTTAAATGCAATAGATGgcaatgtaaaaaaaagttaccCTTCAATCCAGGTGAACaattcaataaataattgattgtatCGATTACAGTTTTCGATGCTGGCCATCCCGATGAAGACGAGCTCTACGAGACAGCAATGATACATACTAACATGATCTATGAGATTAAAGGTGAAGAACTGGTGCCTCTCGAGAAGTATTGGGGTGCTATACCAAAAATCGAAATGCTCGATCCGAACAAAGTTTTAGTATTCGATTTTGGCAGCGAAATGTACATATGGAGCGGCAAGGTGGCGTCtgttgataaaaagaaaatcgcaaCGAATCTTGCAACAGAAATGTGGAAAGAGGGATACGATTATGCTGAATGCGACGTGTGCCCGATTAACGCCGCATCCATGATCGGCAGACGTAATGCGTCTCAGATCGACTCGAAATCTGCCAAAGTCAGACCTAAATGGTGCTTGCTCGCCAAGTTGACGCAACACGTGGAAACGGTACTCTTCAGAGAGAAGTTCCTCGATTGGCCGAACGCCTCTGGAATTATTCGAgttcgcggcaacgcgagcaaAGAGCAGGTCGATGGAACCATAGTTATAGAACCGTgcaatattaataatttattagagGAAAATACCGCACCCGTTGACTTGGTTCTCGAGGGAAGCCATTTGGGTCGGGGTACCGGTTGGTACGATGACGAGGTAATTAGCTCGGTATTTTaatcactagacagcggattttatgcaattatgatATAAATCTGTAggagtaatttaaaacagtaaaaacgttagaagaattttaaaatactggtTTGTGCCGATGACCTGCGTTGTGGAATTACCTAAGCATGATTATCGTAAAATGAATGCcactgaatatcaatttattaataGTAAGGTGAGAACTCCATTAGCAAACGACTAACCATTGTTGTTAACAACGCTGATCGTTTCTgtgaatgaaatattattttcaatctattaaacgtattaagaaataaaatacatttctattttactccagtttgttCAGGTAGATcatttttgcatgaagatccggtGCCTATTAATTACTATGTCATAGATGAGGAATGTATGAGCCAggagattttaatttattttgtagtTAATGAAGCAGTACGTCGTTACAACGACGAGCGTGAAAGTGTGGCACATTGACGAATTCTCTCACACCCTTTTGGACGATTCATCTATTGGTCAATTTTACTCCGGAGATAGTTATATTGTACATTGGATGTATTCAGTTACTATTACTGGTAAATATCGACAATAGGTATACATTGTTACAGTTCATTTTCAGTGAATTTTAAATATGTTTTCTTTTGTAATAGGACGCGAATTGAGTGGTATGCCTTCGAAGCATTCCGCAAAGGGTCGTGATCGTTCCGTCTACTTCATATGGCAAGGGCAGAGCGCGTCCTTGAACGAGCAGGGTGCGGCAGCGTTACTAACTATCCAATTAGACAGCGACCAAGCACCTCAGGTAATTAGAGTCTGaggaataaatttatttctttgggtatacattataGGGAAAAATTGCTAAATATTTGGACAAAcatattctcgttatttttatgttaagtaatgtaaaatagtctcctttagtgctccgtaaacctagtattgtGAAAATAAATACGCTGTAATTTACTTATGTTTCTTACAGCTCCGTGTAGTTCAAGGACACGAGCCAGCCGCGTTTCTTAATCTATTCTCTGGAGGGATGATTGTACACTCTGGCAAGAAGAACGATAAGAAGGACGAACGGTGGCGATTATACATATGTCGGGGTACCTTAGAGTCAGAGGTGTCTTTGATCGAGATTCCTTGTAGCACTCGTCAATTAAGAAGCAGAGGTTCTCTTGTACTGCTGGACAcgaaaaatgacaagatttacgTGTGGCATGGATCTAACGCGTTACCTCATATTAAACAGGTACGCTTCGTCCTACATAATCAATtgacaaataaatataatacagtCAGGTTAATATCTGAGAATTTTTGTACGGTTTTATAATGTAATAGTAGTATATTATTGcatgtataattattatttgcagAATGCAATTAACGCGGCGAAGAAATTGCAAGAAAACCGACCTCAGGAAATCCACTTGTCGCCCGAAGGTGATatagaaattttagaaattaatgAAGGAACTGAACCGGAGGAATTCTTTAATGGTAAGTAGCAGTTGACtataaatagactgtggattttatgcgtttatgacaaaaatgaatcgaTCAGTGAAGACATTAAACGAATTTAACGTAGAAGATTTCGAATATtatctactaaatatgtatgtcATTAATTTTCTACAAACCGAAATAATTCTTCTTCCAAGAATTTACGAACGACAAAGAAATTCGAATCAttgtaaccgtaaaataaatcgtagtgcaaggggttaagagtGTCATTAAATTATATTTGTCGTATTACAATGATCAAAAGAAGGAATAGATTTTAATTtatcttctgtttcttacaatttggAAACATTTCGTTTACAGCATTGGGAGGAATGAACAAGTCTCTCTACGCATCGTTGAAGGAAGATCAATTACAGGAACATACTCCAAGACTGTTTCACTTATCGAGTATTTCAAAAGAATTTATGCCTGTGGAAATACTATGTCCTCATCGTGCTTCTTTGGCAACGGCGTTCCCTTTTCTACAAGAGGATTTGTATCAAGTAAATCAACCAGGTAATTAAATACTACTTAATTGCAAATTATGAACGAGCACTTATTAGGTAAGTATACTATACAGGTTATTATTGTTGCAGCGCTATTTTTGCTGGATAACAAAAACGAATTGTGGATATGGCAAGGCTGGTGGCCTGACACCGGAACGGAAGATCAAACCGGAAGTAAAGCGGTTAGGTGGCAGGCGGAGAGAAGAGCTGCCATGACGACAGCTATGCAATATTGGCAGAGCTTGCATCCAGAAACTACCAAGTATCCGATTTATCTAGTCTGGGCTGGTCTCGAACCGTTGCAGTTCATTAGTTTGTTCCCTACGTGGACATATCGGGATGATATCGCAGAAATAAACGTTGAGGTACATTTGATACAGTGATTATTAAGACAATAAGTGATCCCAGCAGATTTTTAATGCATCGAaacttataactagactgcggattttatacatttatgacaacaatGTGTACGTGAaattgaaacagtgaaaatattctaagaatttaacaatacaactgAAATGAATGTTTCAGGACGGTCGCAATCCGGGAGAAGTATTGACAGTGGAGAACGAATTAGCGCGACTAACGAAAAGCACGTATCCCCCCGCTCAATTATTACAACGACCTTTACCGGAAGGAGTGGATCCCACGCACTTGGAATTGTATTTATCTCAACAACACTTTGAAGTTAGTTCCGCTCATCgagttatttttaaataaagaaatttattatcAAGTACGTCtgttttaatttaaaactttCTGTAATTAacacgttttctttttttcttccagGAGCTACTAGGAATGAGCAAAGAAGAATTTCAAGACCTTCCAGTTTGGAAACAAGTGAATCTCAAAAAAGAAATCGGGCTTTTCTGATGAAACGCCCCTACTGCCGATCCTACGAATAATAGCTGCCCCTGTAAAGCGTTTAATAAAGTTTTTGTTAATTGTTTTACGATGTTTATAACATTCAACTTTTTTAACTTCtcaatatatatagatatatatgtatatggatTCGCGTTTGAAAAAAAATACGATTAAAAGTTGCCTATCGACCGGAAAAAGAACTAATATTATAATGCAGTTGAAGATGTTTACTATTGTctcaaatataatatatatactatacttatacatacgtatacatatatacatacatatatataaatatatatatatataaatattatatatatatttatatatagataggtaattatatatttttaatacatatTAAACATAAATTGGCTTGTGAATATTTCCTTTATATTTGTATGGGCTTTATATTCATTGATAATACAATATGTTTTAGAATGGCTTATTCTTACATGTGTAACATTTGTACAAGAGCGACTGTATTCTTTACAACATACTCTGTGTTTTTGAACAGTATTCAATGAAATTTCTCAATGTTGCCTTGAGTCTTATTTCACGAGTCCTTTTTACGAATCCTTGTAAGTTTCATTTTGAAACGACTTGTTCTCTTGTACTATCATCAAAACACATACGTGACACGTAATTTCAAAATAACTTTATCTTACACTTTTTTCCGTACATATAATTCGCAATGATATCGCAGGGCTGTACAACGTTCACatcgttaaataatttaatttattcgtaTTCGATGATAAATGCATTAACAAAATCAGAACTTCATACACGGTAAATGACGATTTTGCATATGTTGACATTTATAACTCTACAAACAGTCGTATAAGTAGTTGTTCtttcaaacaaatttataaTAACTCACAATTAAAAAACAATTGCTACGACAAAACAATTTAGGTAAAGatctaattatttataataattgatcaaATATACTTGTACTTTTTGTTCCTCCTCCACAgtgaaaattacaaatttcATCCTTCTACATCTAGTGGTcttcattgttttttttttacaaattcacCAAGGCACGATAGTACACCGAGTATAAAAGAAAAACTATTTTGTTTTATCCACGATCGATTAAAGTATACATGCAAAGAACACAAGATCAACCGTAGTGCTTACGATGGTCGTTTTATTTTACTTAAACAAGAATAACATGTTTGCGAAAAGTATAGGCGCCTAAACGGTCTAATATTAAAATAGTCCATCTGATCGAATGATTCGACAATCATTACTTGTTTTATCTTAAAAATAATCGTGCATCAATGCCGTTTAACAACACCAGAATCACAATTCCTTTTTCTCACTTTAATGTCTCCCGAATTAATTATCTTGTTATTATATTCTTCGCACCCAATTTACAATACTAGTTGCAGTATTGGAATATGTGGCTAGTACTTCCATTCAAATCGTTGGGCATCTGTAGCACATAATTGGATTTTCGTTACGTCTCTTCTCAATTATTCTCGAAGTTATAGTTTGCAATATCGTAATGATTTTACATTATGTGTTTCGTATACTGCACGAGCATTAATTGAATACATTTTGTGCCATTATTAGTATGAGAACTAACTGCAAGACAATCGTTTTAGTAAGAAATAATATATTGTACAGCATCATATACAAATTATATATAACAAATGACAAATATGTATTTACATTTTGCTATATTGCTATACACGTTATAAAATGTTTACCACTATACGTAATACTCCATCAAAATTATTTCCCActtattagtattattaatattattattattaatattatcttcAGTATTCTTTCTATACGTATAGGTAAAGTACAAATAATTCAAGACAAATTTACAGAGAAAACGTACGTGTGATTACCATTTGAATGTTCACTGGACTTTGCCATCAATGTAAGCCTTCATAGCAGTTTGACACTCTGCGGAACACCAATGCTGGATCAGTAAATATGTTTCTGACTCCAATGCTGCgtccaatttttttctcaagCTGTGACGTAGCAGAGCCTTCGTGGCTTCCATGgactgaaaaattaataaaccgATAGAAGAGTCAGCAACAGTTTTCAACTGAAACGTACAGTATAAATATTCATCAGTTTCCCACATTACTAATGTACTAGGTTCACTCTAATGTCTTCAGTGACACGATTCCTAAGCGTTTCAACATTCTAAGATACACCTGTGCCatgaaaacatttatttcaatCTATTTCCTACTAGTCTCAACAACCAGTTTCGGTTCTTATGTTATAATCAACAGCAAATTAAGCAATGTTACTTTCAAGTACATGGACGGagtatataattataaaatgtgTGCATTAACTGTGCGTTAAAGTGCAGCAATTAATGTGTATTGATAATACAGGTGGATGGAGAGAGTGATTTACATTATTGCGCATCTAACGAAGCCTGTAGTGTGATTCACGACCGGTTTTGGATGTCTAGCTTGACCGAGAGACTGTGTCGTTGTCCTAATGGAAAGGAATGTCCGTGGCAATGGAACGTGCAATTCGGAAATTCGTCTCAATCGCTGAATAATAAATCGCGCATGGAGGTAAACGCTTTATATAGGATGTCTTATGTAGTATTATAGACCATTGGATTTGCCTTGacggtaataaaaatatacgacTCGATATAAAAAATTCCTGTCACTTTTGTTCGGATATTTTGAATCCTCGAACGGCAGACTATTCTATTAACTACATAATTTCTAATATTTAGGACGATTCATTGcttatatttatcaatttttgaaacCTATTAATTTGTACCATAAAcacataaaacccgcagtctaatgataattGATAATTTACAGTTTTGCAGTCCAACGACAGACATGGACGTATGCACGCACAAGAAAGACGCTGTCAacgtttatggcaaaagtgaTAGCTCTAATTCGTATCTAATACCGTACAATGTAACGTTTAAATGTGTTTGCCCAAAATCGCATTACTGGAGGCTGCAAAAATACACGTACGAGGATGATGATCTTATCACGCAAACATTTAAATGCGTCAAGGTATGTTCTCACATTTAGAAATTTATATTCTGAATTATGATGGTGTATTTCCACCCAGTTAATAAGTtccattaatattattatagaaaagaatGTGCGAAACCGACGATTTTTGCGGCCATATACGATCCGATTTGCACTCAACGCACTACAGATGTTCTTGCCCAGAGAAacatttatgcatttacaaaaatagaaccACGGAGAACGTTCAGGAGCTACTTTACTCCGGACCAGCCTACAGAGCATATTGTCTTCGGTTTACAAATCTGTAATAAAGTGGTACGCATACCTGCGAAGATTGCTCGCTCATGGCTCTCAAAGTGGGTAATAGTTCTACTTGAAATCTGTCAGGCCACAACACTCTTGTAACCAGGCCAGCCCTTAGCGCTTCGCTAGCAGTCAGTGTTCTGCCACCCAAAAGTAATTCGCTCGTCTGCAAATAATAAATCGTTAATAAATTGTTCTTAAATACAGCAAGTCGTAGGTCAGTGAAAAAGTTCGTGCCTGATTCCTTATTGTATTTTAATACCAagtcgggcacgaactttttcACTGATCTAATATTTAATGCACATACAATTGCACTCCCCAATATATGCGATAACGTGAACACAGCAGCGCCTTCAGCGATTTGCCCTAATTTTCCGTACGGAGTACTAAAAGTTGCTTTGTCGCTTGCTATCACAAGGTCGAATAAAGGCAGCATCGTTACTCCAAGACCAATAGCAGCGCCCTGAACTCCAGCAACAATTGGCTTGTTAAATGTTGCTAAACTTTTGATGAAGTCTCTGCACAAAAGAAGTTAGCCGtttgatattatttttttatataatgaATACAACGAAAACTCAAGGAACAACATATCAAAACACATATTGACGACAGCATTTTGTGATGTTTGGTCAAAA from Halictus rubicundus isolate RS-2024b chromosome 2, iyHalRubi1_principal, whole genome shotgun sequence carries:
- the Svil gene encoding supervillin isoform X2, which encodes MVAAGAAVLMAASGESSSNGTENNSTRYENQNVCSRNETQSKQQSSESPVKKCMTPCPMSKNKTRTSMLEKNSRLISRSENKESGKILSLHKTTPIRETKASRLRAASIISPNGGTLVSRRLGMSETSAPLGLQPRTSSSMKDENSILGNSSTINPVRKRDKSYKRKSYLNQSHSMETTTTGDRLTQSECNDRRTRRQSTKQSYISDTISTSNSSNQRQLTTNLSKKLVELKTAYPKVSTQYVTNHPKTSTTPSVNPLASTKYSNIQRTSGGHSDSEVSRRVDVLTALTKSTIERVERLASQANLSSNYGPQSENHSSTSTQCNSASNTESNTNNAHVSQSSPRKCSILKKSNDEHSQDGPVNHPHAPVSILKHKMSDSEGVQALSNLTHTVLPPVTFSPSVVEPTHKRHGILKKRSSLDESEILRRRSCSPDISFTDNPYSEFRPILKNQRRSSLDEIIKRDQSLDPQPTSILKRKSSREDDREDRQVGSSEPQGILKRKSTNSLRTNNVNHHVTITTDSTSATGPEILDGSEVRPILKKKHSREESFGSDPPSLEPRPILKKKSSTESDEHDDKPKKTILKCSRKNSQDDCAYETELTSPKKLSMLRNRSAQGRTTGQTTENDSSVRPILKQTGTKDNESRVRLNLHDEIAASDEACNEPADLFLRKRAQSVGHVQPSTIPNEFTGVLNKRRSLELTSMSDVLQDKLQARLTTNSNYLKTDLFLGGESANVSAIFSDTLNSAAKEKEKQSSVLGEKAEDQATVHELPVNNSVEKSASKMTDSKEHVMNNEVLASPRKQDDTDFQESNGVHRSNSVSKMAQHFKALQEKAKEKEKENLSQRTPSKGSRGIQRYRDRKLQGNDRFSTQPVTFQEVQEAVLQNQRNSNIKSTEGNADDEYDPSKLSLADRVRLFNQKIDTEKSVQSEIMSVERLSRRRPATRYKTQPVTSEEVEVASRISPLNSIHQYSLDNNVAPELREPVSQVDLPKSTSKPQSVFRTKSPELEGLKLIKSVLKKESEEHEQQTLENRTEISTSKKDERISRTQTDNEISSVDHESSIKNEGVLRHSIFSKQTRYASLLKSASHHSIGNKKLESETSSGTVQKQHGVALPGLYRSATQAIPSVDTNDGPSMSIADRLAALQRSGNTNWKRRIAPESAVLSDGTSNSSSTKEEPSIKQGVLADCLGKLESATEGWKKRVAASDAMKFTVAGRMKVELPEKLETAPRSPLVEVTTDRKKKTPRPERFRAKRGYTKDAVSTPTSPSKDSYSKLRMSFSEPTSDDSGEDNKSEKTVSPTVSVPKIDDETFTSFYSGISLDKCEAESVDLSESDFDIITSQSELLVQRRDIRLQRRRVISRNPLKALAARTDLRQEYTEVRTDIAEKVMRQLNVEKLAKNSSLAMEALAGLASTEDFSNVTLRNVAESNVSTNKLQPYKDLMLILIKGRRHVQVKLIEPIAENINSGDNFVLVTRTEVYNYVGKYCNVIEKVRGAKIAMTIQQHKDLGSQASQVITINEDKVTCTKSQLQKFWSYLGAESENIDVFDAGHPDEDELYETAMIHTNMIYEIKGEELVPLEKYWGAIPKIEMLDPNKVLVFDFGSEMYIWSGKVASVDKKKIATNLATEMWKEGYDYAECDVCPINAASMIGRRNASQIDSKSAKVRPKWCLLAKLTQHVETVLFREKFLDWPNASGIIRVRGNASKEQVDGTIVIEPCNINNLLEENTAPVDLVLEGSHLGRGTGWYDDELMKQYVVTTTSVKVWHIDEFSHTLLDDSSIGQFYSGDSYIVHWMYSVTITGRELSGMPSKHSAKGRDRSVYFIWQGQSASLNEQGAAALLTIQLDSDQAPQLRVVQGHEPAAFLNLFSGGMIVHSGKKNDKKDERWRLYICRGTLESEVSLIEIPCSTRQLRSRGSLVLLDTKNDKIYVWHGSNALPHIKQNAINAAKKLQENRPQEIHLSPEGDIEILEINEGTEPEEFFNALGGMNKSLYASLKEDQLQEHTPRLFHLSSISKEFMPVEILCPHRASLATAFPFLQEDLYQVNQPALFLLDNKNELWIWQGWWPDTGTEDQTGSKAVRWQAERRAAMTTAMQYWQSLHPETTKYPIYLVWAGLEPLQFISLFPTWTYRDDIAEINVEDGRNPGEVLTVENELARLTKSTYPPAQLLQRPLPEGVDPTHLELYLSQQHFEELLGMSKEEFQDLPVWKQVNLKKEIGLF